Proteins from one Ciconia boyciana chromosome 26, ASM3463844v1, whole genome shotgun sequence genomic window:
- the S100A11 gene encoding protein S100-A11: MPTETERCIESLLAVFQRYAGREGDSLTLSKREFLAFMNTELAAFTKNQKDPGVVDRMMKKLDLNSDGQLDFQEFLNLIGGIAVACHDTLLKAPHP, from the exons CCCACGGAGACTGAACGCTGCATCGAGTCCCTGCTCGCCGTCTTCCAGCGGTACGCAGGGCGTGAAGGCGACAGCCTCACGCTCTCCAAGAGGGAGTTCCTGGCCTTCATGAACACCGAGCTGGCTGCCTTCACGAAG AATCAGAAGGACCCAGGTGTCGTGGACAGGATGATGAAGAAACTTGATTTGAATAGTGACGGGCAGCTAGACTTCCAGGAGTTCCTGAACCTCATTGGGGGCATCGCAGTGGCCTGCCACGACACCCTGCTTAAGGCCCCTCACCCCTAG